One part of the Malus sylvestris chromosome 2, drMalSylv7.2, whole genome shotgun sequence genome encodes these proteins:
- the LOC126604829 gene encoding uncharacterized protein LOC126604829, whose amino-acid sequence MAELKLSESRDLTRIERIGAHSHIRGLGLDSALEARDVSEGMVGQTSARKAAGVILQMIKEGKIAGRAVLLAGQPGTGKTAIAMGMAKSLGLETPFAMMAGSELFSLEMSKTEALMQAFRKAIGVRIKEETEIIEGEVVEVQIDRPAVAGAASKTGKLTLKTTEMETVYDLGAKMIEALGKEKVQSGDVIAIDKASGKITKLGRSFSRSRDYDAMGPQVKFMQCPDGELQKRKEVVHCVTLHEIDVINSRTQGFLALFTGDTGEIRSEVREQIDTKVAEWREEGKAEIVPGVLFIDEVHMLDIECFSFLNRALENEMAPILVVATNRGITTIRGTNYKSPHGIPIDLLDRLLIITTQPYTEDEISKILNIRCQEEEVEMSEEAKHLLTKIGVDASLRYAIHLITASSLACQKRKGNIVEMEDINRVYHLFLDVKRSTQYLMEYQSQYMFSEEGDDDDTNAMQS is encoded by the exons ATGGCGGAGCTCAAGCTCTCAGAGAGTCGAGACCTGACCCGAATAGAGCGCATAGGCGCACACTCCCACATCCGTGGTCTCGGCCTTGACTCTGCTCTAGAAGCACGCGACGTCTCCGAGGGCATGGTGGGCCAGACTTCCGCCCGAAAGGCCGCTGGCGTCATTCTCCAGATGATCAAGGAAGGAAAAATCGCGGGTCGGGCCGTTCTTCTGGCGGGTCAGCCCGGAACCGGCAAGACCGCCATCGCCATGGGCATGGCGAAGTCGCTCGGCCTCGAAACCCCGTTCGCGATGATGGCCGGAAGCGAGCTCTTTTCTCTGGAGATGTCGAAGACCGAAGCCCTAATGCAAGCTTTTAGGAAAGCTATTGGGGTTAGAATCAAGGAAGAGACTGAGATTATCGAAGGCGAGGTCGTGGAGGTTCAAATTGACCGGCCTGCGGTGGCCGGAGCGGCTTCGAAGACCGGGAAATTGACGTTGAAGACGACGGAGATGGAGACCGTGTATGACTTGGGGGCGAAGATGATTGAGGCTTTGGGGAAGGAGAAGGTGCAGAGTGGCGATGTGATTGCCATTGATAAAGCTTCTGGGAAAATTACCAAGCTTGGTAGGTCGTTTTCAAGGTCAAGGGACTACGATGCCATGGGACCGCAGGTCAAGTTTATGCAGTGCCCGGACGGGGAGTTGCAGAAGCGCAAGGAGGTCGTGCACTGCGTCACACTTCATGAGATTGATGTCATCAACAGCAG AACACAGGGATTTCTGGCTCTCTTTACTGGTGATACTGGTGAAATCCGTTCAGAAGTGAGAGAACAAATCGACACAAAGGTAGCAGAATGGAGGGAGGAAGGGAAGGCAGAGATTGTGCCAGGCGTACTCTTTATCGATGAGGTGCACATGCTTGACATTGAGtgcttttcatttttgaatcgtGCGTTGGAGAATGAGATGGCTCCCATATTAGTCGTTGCTACCAACAGAGGAATCACTACAATCAGAGGCACAAATTATAAATCCCCCCACGGAATTCCTATTGATCTCCTTGATCGACTGCTGATTATTACCACCCAGCCTTACACAGAGGATGAAATTAGTAAGATTCTGAACATCAGAtgccaagaagaagaagtcgaGATGTCCGAAGAAGCAAAGCATCTGTTGACGAAGATTGGTGTTGATGCATCCTTGAGATATGCTATCCATCTCATAACAGCATCTTCGTTGGCATGCCAAAAGCGGAAGGGAAATATTGTGGAGATGGAGGATATTAACCGAGTTTACCATCTGTTTCTGGATGTGAAGAGATCAACACAATACTTGATGGAGTATCAGAGTCAGTACATGTTCAGTGAGGAAGGCGACGACGATGATACCAATGCCATGCAATCTTGA
- the LOC126604802 gene encoding calcium-transporting ATPase 2, plasma membrane-type-like — protein sequence MESYLQEFGEVKAKGSSEETLQKWRNLCSVVKNPKRRFRFTANLSKRFEAAAMRRTNQEKLRIAVLVSKAAFQFIQGVQPSDYVVPKEVTDAGFHICADELGSIVEGHDVKKLKFHGGVSGIAEKISTSVKDGLNTESDLHTRRQEIYGINKFTESEQRGFFIFVWEALQDMTLMILGVCAFVSLIVGIAMEGWPVGAHDGLGIVASILLVVLVTATSDYRQSLQFKDLDKEKKKIAMQVTRNGYRQKMSIYDLLPGDIVHLSIGDQVPADGLFVSGFSVLIDESSLTGESEPIMVTAENPFLLSGTKVQDGSCKMMVTTVGMRTQWGKLMATLSEGGDDETPLQVKLNGVATIIGKIGLFFAVVTFAVMMQGLFSRKLAEGTHWSWNGDDAKQMLEFFAIAVTIVVVAVPEGLPLSVTLSLAFAMKKMMNDKALVRHLAACETMGSATNICSDKTGTLTTNRMTVVKSCICMNVKEVSKPNEASSLFSDLPESAKKLLVQSIFNNTGGEIVVNKAGKHELLGTPTDTALLEFGLSIGGNFQAERQASKLVKVEPFNSTKKRMGVILELPEGGLIAHTKGASEVVLASCEKVINSNGDIVPLDEASLNHLKVTIEQFACEALRTLCLAYTELETGFSPENSIPVSGYTCIGIVGIKDPVRPGVKESVAICRSAGITVRMVTGDNINTAKAIARECGILTDDGIAIEGPEFREKNQEELLSLIPKIQVMARSSPLDKHTLVKHLRTTFDEVVAVTGDGTNDAPALHEADIGLAMGIAGTEVAKESADVIILDDNFSTIVTVAKWGRSVYINIQKFVQFQLTVNIVALIVNFSSACLTGSAPLTAVQLLWVNMIMDTLGALALATEPPNNDLMKHPPVGKRQNFINNVMWRNILGQSLYQFTVIWFLQAKGEAMFGLYGPDSHVILNTLIFNTFVFCQVFNEISSRDMEEIDVFKGILDNYVFVGVLSSTVVFQIIIIEFLGKFASTAPLTLAQWFATVFIGFLGMPIAAGLKMFPV from the exons ATGGAGAGCTATTTGCAAGAGTTCGGGGAAGTCAAGGCGAAGGGCTCGTCGGAAGAAACGTTGCAGAAATGGAGGAACCTTTGCAGCGTTGTCAAGAACCCGAAACGGCGGTTTCGCTTCACTGCCAATCTTTCCAAGCGTTTCGAGGCCGCTGCTATGCGCCGTACCAATCAG GAGAAATTGAGGATTGCTGTTTTGGTTTCAAAAGCTGCATTTCAATTTATTCAAG GTGTGCAACCAAGTGACTACGTCGTACCCAAGGAAGTTACAGACGCAGGTTTTCATATTTGTGCAGATGAATTGGGATCCATTGTTGAAGGCCATGATGTAAAGAAGCTCAAATTTCATGGCGGGGTAAGCGGCATCGCAGAAAAGATCTCCACATCTGTAAAAGATGGGCTCAACACCGAATCTGACTTGCACACTCGAAGACAGGAGATTTATGGAATCAATAAATTTACGGAGAGTGAGCAACGGGGTTTCTTTATATTTGTTTGGGAAGCCCTTCAGGATATGACTCTTATGATCCTCGGAGTGTGCGCTTTCGTGTCTTTGATAGTTGGGATAGCAATGGAAGGGTGGCCGGTTGGAGCACATGATGGACTTGGAATCGTTGCGAGTATCCTGTTGGTTGTTCTTGTCACAGCAACAAGTGATTACCGCCAATCGCTGCAGTTCAAGGATttggacaaggagaaaaagaagatTGCTATGCAAGTAACAAGAAATGGATATAGGCAGAAAATGTCAATCTATGATTTACTGCCTGGTGATATTGTGCATCTTTCTATTGGAGACCAAGTGCCAGCAGATGGGCTATTCGTATCAGGATTCTCCGTGTTGATTGACGAATCAAGCTTAACTGGTGAGAGTGAGCCAATAATGGTAACTGCTGAAAACCCTTTTCTTCTTTCCGGCACTAAGGTCCAAGACGGATCATGCAAGATGATGGTTACAACAGTTGGGATGAGAACCCAATGGGGTAAATTGATGGCGACTCTGAGCGAAGGTGGAGATGATGAAACCCCATTGCAGGTGAAGTTGAATGGAGTGGCAACCATTATTGGAAAGATAGGACTTTTCTTCGCCGTCGTGACTTTTGCAGTTATGATGCAAGGATTGTTTAGTCGAAAACTGGCTGAGGGGACACACTGGAGCTGGAATGGAGATGATGCAAAGCAAATGTTGGAATTCTTTGCTATTGCAGTAacaattgttgttgttgctgtcccAGAGGGGCTGCCGCTGTCTGTGACATTGAGCCTTGCCTTTGCcatgaagaagatgatgaacgatAAAGCACTCGTTCGTCATCTCGCAGCTTGTGAGACTATGGGATCAGCCACAAACATTTGCAGTGACAAAACCGGGACACTAACAACCAACCGCATGACCGTTGTGAAATCATGCATTTGCATGAATGTCAAGGAGGTGAGTAAACCCAATGAGGCCTCTAGCTTGTTCTCTGATCTTCCGGAGTCTGCTAAGAAACTTTTGGTACAATCGATCTTTAACAACACTGGTGGAGAAATTGTGGTTAACAAAGCCGGAAAGCATGAGCTATTGGGAACACCTACAGATACTGCTTTGTTGGAATTTGGATTGTCAATTGGTGGAAATTTCCAAGCAGAGAGACAAGCTTCTAAACTTGTTAAAGTTGAGCCATTCAACTCAACGAAGAAACGGATGGGGGTAATCTTGGAGCTTCCTGAAGGAGGTTTGATAGCGCACACCAAAGGTGCCTCCGAAGTAGTTCTGGCCAGCTGTGAAAAGGTGATCAACTCAAATGGTGATATTGTTCCCCTTGATGAAGCATCCCTCAACCATCTCAAAGTTACTATTGAGCAGTTTGCTTGCGAGGCTCTTCGAACTCTATGTCTTGCGTATACAGAACTAGAAACTGGTTTCTCTCCTGAGAATTCCATTCCTGTTTCTGGTTATACCTGTATAGGAATTGTGGGAATTAAGGATCCTGTTCGTCCCGGTGTCAAGGAGTCTGTTGCAATCTGCCGTTCAGCGGGCATCACAGTAAGAATGGTCACCGGAGACAATATAAATACTGCAAAGGCTATCGCAAGGGAATGTGGGATTCTCACCGATGATGGCATAGCCATTGAAGGTCCGGAGTTCAGGGAGAAGAATCAGGAAGAATTGCTTTCTCTGATTCCTAAAATTCAG GTGATGGCTCGATCTTCACCTCTGGACAAGCATACACTGGTGAAGCACTTGCGGACCACATTTGATGAAGTTGTTGCTGTAACCGGTGATGGAACAAACGATGCCCCAGCGCTTCACGAGGCAGATATTGGACTAGCTATGGGGATTGCTGGAACTGAG GTGGCTAAAGAGAGTGCTGATGTTATAATTCTGGACGATAATTTCTCCACAATCGTGACAGTGGCAAAATGGGGACGCTCGGTTTACATCAACATTCAAAAATTTGTGCAGTTCCAGCTGACAGTCAATATAGTTGCATTGATTGTGAACTTCTCCTCGGCTTGCTTGACAG GGAGTGCTCCTCTCACAGCTGTGCAGCTATTGTGGGTCAACATGATCATGGACACGTTAGGCGCCCTTGCACTTGCAACTGAGCCTCCAAATAATGACCTAATGAAGCATCCGCCGGTTGGAAAGAGACAGAATTTTATCAACAATGTAATGTGGAGGAACATTTTAGGGCAGTCTTTGTATCAGTTTACGGTGATTTGGTTCCTTCAGGCAAAAGGAGAAGCAATGTTTGGTCTATACGGACCAGATTCTCATGTGATCCTCAACACTCTGATTTTCAACACATTTGTGTTCTGTCAG GTTTTCAACGAGATAAGCTCACGCGATATGGAGGAAATAGATGTCTTCAAGGGCATATTGGATAACTATGTCTTCGTCGGAGTCCTCAGTTCCACAGTTGTGTTCCAAATCATTATTATCGAGTTCCTGGGAAAATTTGCAAGCACAGCACCGCTCACCTTGGCACAATGGTTTGCCACTGTATTCATCGGATTTTTAGGGATGCCGATTGCCGCTGGTTTAAAGATGTTTCCTGTTTGA